The genomic DNA TATCATCTTGACAAAGATTGTTTCAATCTCGGCTTCGATATTTAAAGAAGCTCTCTTCTCAAAAGCTGTGTCAACAAGCTCTATGTCTTTGATCTTGCCGATTGTAAAAGAAGCCCAACAAGGTACTTTGGATCTTTTGGTAGTACCAGCAATTTGATATGCTTTGAGAATTAAATTACCTTTGTTTGTTTCACCGAGAAGATGCGGCTCTACTAATCTTTGGCAGTCGTCATAATTGAATTTGACCAGTAGCTTCTGATTAATGGCGTTGGTTAGTAGGGTGAGTTTCTCTTTGCTCATTAGTAGAAGTCTAGCTCATTTGTCCGCTGTTTGATTCAGCTCAACTAAGCTTCTTAATCATTGCTTCCCAGTTATAAACTACTCTCTCGGTATTACGGTCTGCTGCTGGTCTTGCTGTCATTGGTGCTCGGATAACTTCACAGAAGTGCACTAGGTCTTTGAAGTTGTTTTGTTGCAGCCACTGCTTTAGACGAGTAGAAGTGAAAAATCGATATGGACTAGTTAAGTCCTTTAAGTCGATACCGCCACTAAGAACTTTCATTTCTTTTTTGATCGTTTTGATGTCTGGCACCTTCCATATTTTTCTTGCTAATGAATCATAATTTATATAGTTGACAAGTTTGTTTCTTGGTTTATCACGTCCAGTGTCTTTCGTTTGCTTCCGTAATATTTGGGCTCCATAATGTCGTGCAAATTCAACTAAGGAATCAAAATTGTTTTCAGTTAACCAGTTTCTGAATTTTGGACTTGTAAAAAACTCTTGTGGCTTAGCTGGTCTTGTTACTTGTCCCAAATCTTGGTGCAGTTGGACTGTTAGTTCTGTGGGGCTTCGTTTCGCCCATAACAAGTCAGAGAGTAATTTGTAATCTCTGGCGGCTTTTTGCTTGCCCTTGGATTCCAGTATTCTAACTTTGATACCGAGGTGTCTAGAAAGATCCGTCAAGCTGGTAAAGCCATTCGTTGCAAGCCAATCTTGGAAATTTCTGGAGGAAAAGAAGTCGTGTAAATCACTTGGCTTATGTTTTGCTCCAGATTGATTAATCATGGTAACTATTTCAGCTTTGGCAGGTTTGACCCATACCTTTGTTGCCAAGAGTTGAAAATCAATCACTGGATCCCTCTGTCTTTCAGAGTCTTGTGTTGTTTGTTTGTCTTGTTTGACAACTCCAACATAGCGAAAGAAGTCTATCAAATTGGGGAAGCCATTCTTTTTTAACAGCCTCATTAGTGTTGTGTTGTCAGATTTAAAAAAGACCTGCAAGTTGACTGGTCGTTTTGATTCTTGTTTTTTGATTGCTTTCAATAGTTCAGCTACTGATTGAGCAGGCCAGATCTCATGTGCCAAGCTGTCAAAATCAGGTGAGTATTGTGCTCTACGTTCACCACGTTTGAATATCAATGGCACATTGAAGTATTCTGAGAAGTGAGATAAATCATGAAAATTATTTTCGCGTAACCACTGAGTGACTTTGTCACTGTAAAAAAAGACACTCTTGTTTGTTGGCACACTGCTTTGTTTCAATTCTCGTTTCAGTTTTTTAATGAGAGCTTCTTTATCATCATCGGGTTGCCATAAAGCTCTAACGAGTCCTCTTTCATTAAGCATTTTGTATCGTTGTCCAGAAGGTTTTTTATATTCACGCGGACTGACGCCAAGGGCATTGTGAAGTTGCCAAAAATTAGCTCCCCGGTTCCTTGCGAGAGTTTTAAGTTGGCTTAAGTTTGCCCTGAGGACTTCCCTAGGGCTGCTATCAATCTGGCCTAAAGTTGGCGGCATACTCAGTGCTTCTTTCAAATGAGTGGCAAGAGTGATTGTGTCATTGTAGTGATGAGGTCTAATCATGTTATTATTTGGCATAGTGCGAGCGCTCACACTGGCTTAACATAACATGGATTATCCTGTCTTATCAATACAGCTATACGTATTTGTGGGTTGTTGTCTTAGTGGGAGTGGATTGATGAGAATAGGTCGCATCACAACTTTATATTAATTACCCAATGAAGGTAATACGTATTTGCTAATATTGTAATTAAGGTAATTACGATGCAAGTACTCCCATTAAGTCAACAGTTACAAATAGCTTACCCGAACAAGGTACGAGAGATATTGGGCCGAAATGCTGCCAAGTGTGACATTCCAGCAATAGTGAGACTACTTCAGACATCTACCAAAGAGCAGTCCTTTGCGAATTCTTTAAGACCCATCCTTGAACAAGCAGGGATCAAAGGATCAAAATTTAATCAAGTTAAAAATCAACTCTGGGAGATTGCTCCTCATAATAAAAATTTCTTAAGAAATTTTGGTCGTGATCCTGGTATTTTATTAGCTGCACCGAGAATCGATTTTGCTGGTACTGAGTTTACATTGAGCATAGGAAGAGGCAGAAGACCAAAGGACACTTTGAATTACTTTAAGGGCTTGAAAGAATTAAATAAGTTTGACAAAGCTATAATTCCTAAAGCTTGTGCTGAGTCCAATGAAGAGAAGAAGCAAGTTCAAAATAGCTTCTCAACAATATTAATCGATTCTTTCAAAGAGAACCCCAATATTATAAATCCAGATTCAGGAGATTTTGAAATAGCTGCGTGGTACTTTTTTGTTTACTTAGAAGCAAGTCATAAGCTTATAAATGCAGCGCAAGTCCAGGACGGTATACAGTATGTGAAATTGGGAGCGATAAAACAATATTTTGCTACTTTAGCTGATAGTTTAGGCGAAGAATGGGTTAAGTTCGATCAGTATTTTGCTGATTTGGCTGGGAATGATAATGACTATATTAAGTTTGAACAAATTCAGAATGACCTTGGTGTTGAGCAAAACTTAGCACTTCAAAGCAAGGGTATTTTTATTGCTCCTGGGACGGATGGTTATCCATATGAAGGCAAAATTATAAAGGAACTGTCCAAAGAAAGAATTACCAATAATGGTGTAAAAATACCGGTGAAATATACTTATGGATTCAATGCTGGTCAACTTGGTGCCGGCTACTGTGATCATAATCAGACTTTTATTTCAATTGATGCACTGATACAAGCTGATTCTATCGTCAATTTGTCACAAACTTGGTTTGATGATTTTGAGAGAAATGGAAAGAACAAACCCAAGTTTGCTAAGGTGCCAATGCTTTTAGCTCATTGGTTGTCTGCAATGTCTTTTGGGGCGACGGGATCACTCACACATAATGAGAGTCGGAGTTTGTTTGAAGAACATGTTTTGGCAGAGGAATTAGCTCATGCAGAGACATCCGCATATGCTGAAATTAAACTAAAAAGAGCAACAGGAGAACATTATGGGACTGCAGCAGACAGGCATTTGCCATATTTGGCTTATAGTATGATGCGACCGGATTCGTATATCTTTCAAAGTTTTGATGAGCAATTGAAGGATCAAGATTGTCATATTAGGAAAGAAGTATCTAAAGCTGTATGGGAGATACAGGCGAACCTTCAATCAATTATAAATGGACCTCTTCCTCTTTTGAATTTACAAGAGTATCTTGGCGGCGTGGCGATTGCTATTGGTATGGACTCCTCTGATAGAGAAGCTTATGATACAGCCAAAATTACAATTGCCAAGTTGTTAACAGAAGAGTTGATACCGGACGGTAAAAATTTAACTGATAAAGTGGATTGGCGAGGCTTAGTCCAACAGCGCAAGGTTGATAGTAACCGTGAATTAAAGCCAATAAGAGATGCATGGTGTCAATTTTTTGATGATAATTTTGGAACAATTCAATTGGCTAGAGATCCAGCGAATCTTCAGAAAATAAGAGATGCAGCAAATGCAGTGTTAGTTCGTGAATTTTATACAGATAGTGAAAGAGAAGGATTGGTACCTGGTTGGAAAAATGAACATAATCAATCGGTAACAAATACTTGAGCTGGCTCCAAGACCTAGCCAGAGGTGACAGCTTCATCACCCGTTGGTGAAGGCTAACGTGCTCATTTAAAACTCAAATCAGAATCAAGAACCAAAAGGATAAAGCTGAGGCAACCATTCTACACCAAGTGCTTTCGCTCCCTGAAGTACGACCACGTTGTTCTAAAGTGACCCCACGTTAAGCAATGGCTCTGCAAAACCATCAGTATCACCAGTGAATGAACCTACACTAGCTGCATTAATCAAAGCTGTTTTGACTTGTGCTGGACTTGCTGCTGGATTGTTTACTAGATACAATGCTGCAGCACCAGCGACATGCGGGCTAGCCATACTAGTTCCGCTGATAGCGTTATAACTTTGACCTTTCCAAGTTGAATAAATATTGACACCTGGAGCAGCGATATCTACATCAGCTCCGTAGTTACTAAAGCTAGCGAAACTATCATCAGCTCCATAAGAAGTATTCGATCCAAGTCCACCTGATTGACCGTCGGAATCAGCAATCGCAGAAACAGTTATCACTTCATCAAAAGCAGCTGGAATGTGATTAGCAGCATCATCAGTTTCATTACCAGCAGCGACTACATAAGTTACTCCTGCGTTAACTGAATTAATGATTGCAGTATGGTAAGAAGAAGAACCATCATTGCCGCTTCCACCAAGACTCATATTGGCAACTTCTATTTCGGAGGCGTGAGCTGTAACATAATCGATACCAGCTATTACATTAGAGAGAAATCCCTGTCCCCGTCTATCAAGTACTTTAACTGCCCAAATTCTTGCGCCTGGAGCAATTCCTACGACTCCTAGTTCATTGTCTCTGGCTGCAACAGTACCTGCTACATGTGTACCGTGTCCGTGATCATCATTACCATTTTTATTGCTGGTGAAATTAACGTCATTAACAACATTGAGATCAGGATGTCTTAAGTCAACACCAGTATCTATAATTGCGATATCAACATTGAGCTCGGTATCAATTCCATCAATAGCTGCAGTCAAACTTGAATCAGCATTAGCTCTATCAATTCCTGTCGGTAAGACTTGTAGTGAAGGAGGTTCAGAACCGCCGCCGCCTGGTTTACCACCTGGTTTGTCTGGCTTAGCAGTTGCATAAACGATCATGTCTTGTTCAATAGATCTTATAGAAGGATCTGCTGTAAGAGCAGCTAATTTATTATCGGGTACCACTGCACTAAAACCATTAAGTGCGTGTGCATAAACATGTCCTAGTGAGAGTCCATAATTTTTTGCTAGTTGTGTCGCATTATTTCTGGCGCTATCTTTTAGTGTGACAATATAGTGTCCTGGTATAAATTCGGGTTGTCTCGAGTTAGCTACATCCATAGATGCAAAAGCCAGATTTTGTATTTGCAGTAAAATTGCCAACGACAATATAATCATTTTCTTCATAAGTTCTCTCCTTAGTTTGTTACTTGGTTAATTATAGTTTCTTTTAAGTGACCAATTCGTGATTATCATTGATTTTGAGCAGAGAGTATTGATATTTTACCTAGAATTCTAGTAGTGTATACCTGTTAAGGCCACGCTGAACAGATAATGGTAGATTATTGAGAAAAATAATAATGGAGACGAGCTCCAATTATGCTTATTGTTTTGAATCAATATAGGATTTGAGAAGTTCTAGTACAGCTAGTCTTTCACTATTAGTATCTATTTCATTAGTTACATTAGCTTCTTGACTTTCAACTTGTTTCATTTGTGCATCATTAATAAAAAGTCCTAATCGATTAAAAGCTTCAGTAATTGGATTAGAATCAAGACCTTTTTCTAGAGATATTTTAGAGTCTGATAGTTTTTGTTTTTGTTCTTGAATCTTAGTAAGCGTATCAGTTCTAAGTTTATTAAGCGTTTTGACCTTCTCTTGGTTTTCAGTAGCAATCTCTTCAAGCTCTTCTTGAAGTTCGTCTTCTTCTAACTCATCGATTTCTTTTACTTCATTCTTTATCTTGTCGGCATTTTTGAATTTCCCGATAACTTTATCGTCGTGCACAGGGTGAAGTTTACCACTACCAAAAACAGGATGAGACGCGTTCCCTATTCCTTTCTTCTCCATTAACGGCTTAGCATTTTTATCCATTCGTTCTTTTTTATCAAAACCTTTTTTTGCACTAATTGCCATAAAGCAGTTTGTTGCTAAAAGAATTACTAAACAAGTTTGAATGAATTTCATGATTAGATGCTAGCCAATATTAGGTGCCGTGTCTGTCTTTTCACGTTTCTAAAAAACATGAAAAACGTAGACGCTGCCCTGATGGCGATATTATCTAATTAAAAATAAGGGCAACTTACAGCTGTATCGGTTAAAATAATCTCTGTGTTATTACATGAACCAATCAAACAAGTCCTTATAGATAGCAATAATTATTATTGCACTGGTGATAATAGAGCTAACTCTCTTGAAAAACAGACATTATCCAGTTCTATAGTAGAGCTAGCTAAACAAATAGACTCTATTATTACTTTGCAGTTAACTGACGCGCGCCATGTTGATCTTCATTCTGCTTTAGTGAATCAACAATTGGAAGATCTTTGCTCAGGAGAAGACGGCAAGATGCTTGGCTCCTTAGACAATCGATTAAGTCAGATCGTCAACATACTGGATCGATTTTTGAGGACAGACCTTCTAAATAATTCAAGTGGAGCTTGCGCTAATTATACTTACCTTGCAACCAAAGACATTAACCCACTTCTTGCTGATTTAACCAGATTCATTCTTATAGACCCTAGTTTGGATTTATATCATTCCTCGGAGTCTACTGTTGCTGATGAGTTTGATGATGAGTTTGCTGATGAGTTTGAAGATGAGTTTGATGATGACTATGCTTTAGATTATGGTGCATGGGGGGCAGCAAGTCAAGAAGATTTAGTAGTAGGCAATGATACTCAAGGTTCTGGTATTGATGATCTAATTATAGAAAACTTTATCGAGTCACTTGGAGGACTAGGGCAAGAATCTATCATTTATAGATTAACTGCTCTAAATAAAATAGTTCTCAATAGTGAATTCAATGATGAGCTTCAGGCTGAAGTTCTAGAAGAGGTGGAGGATTTATTGGGCATCATTGCCAATCAAGCTCGAGGATTAGTTTCTCCTGGTTTTGCCTACCCTTTGCTTGATTTACTTAGATATGAACTGGCTAGGCTTGATGAGCACGGAGAGCTAAAACATGATGAAGTAGAGATCGCTGAAGCCGGTATTGCTGAGGATGCTAACTATGCTTTATTAGCAAGGACACTAGATTCCTTAGCTAAAATAGAAAATATAGAACTTGATGACAATTTATCAACAAGATTAATCGAGTTTACTAATGACTTTGAATACCCTCCGGAATTAGGGCACTTGGCTTATGCCGTCTTGGCTAATAGCAAATCAAGTAGTGAAGCTCATTTGAATGCAATGTTTAATTGTTTAGAAGCTGAAGCTGACCCCTATCTTAAATCTCTAGTAACTAAATTCCTTTGTAATAGTTCTTTAGATACAGATGTTTATATCAATAAGGCAATCAAGCTTTTGAGACAAGAGGATACTCGTCTTTATGCTTGGGCAATATTAAAATCCTTAATCGTACAAGGAGAAGCAGAGCAAGTATTGGCTGCTATGTGGAAGGATTTAGATGAGGTCTATTCTGGTCATGATAGTGAGCCTAGTGGTTTTGATATTTATTACTATTTGGAGTTGATGGCTCCTATTGAAAGCAATGCTAGTACGGCTTTGAACTTCAAGAGTAATCATACCAATAAATTTACTGATGCTAGTTCAAGGCTGGTAGATGCGTTTATTAGACGAGTGAAAGGAGAAAGCTTTGAACATAATTATGGGACAACTGAGCTATTAGATCAGCGTGAAGCGATTATTGCAGAGCCAGAGACAGCGAAACTAATAGATTATTTGGATGAAGGGAATTATGCTGATTTGGAATTGCGCCGTCGTTTAGATCAGGAATTAGATGACAATGTATTTTTGGAATATCTAAAAAGCAAAACTGGAGGACAGTTTGGGATTGAACCTGCCTTGGATTATATTTGTTCTAGAATCAAAACTCAAGAAGAGAGATTACAATCTATCGCTGAGATTTCTGAATTTAATAGGGTTGCGGACCTTGATAATTTAATACCGAGTTCGGAAATTAATAATTTGGAGCAGGTCTCTACTTATATTTCGACATTAGCTTTTGCTCCTATCGAGGACAGTCGAATTAGCCGATCAGTGGCGATGCTGGTCAATTTCTTGAATTCCTCTTATGCAGGTCTAGGAACTAATTCCAAGCAAGCTCAATCACCAGCACCAATTTTAGACATGAATCAACATAGATCAATTGAGATGATAGAAGAGCTTATAACTTACAACTTTAGTTTTGATAACAAAATTGCTCTTAATACTCTGTATCGCAATGGGTTTTTGAGTGCTGCAGAGAATAGACCCGATATACAAACTCAGTTAGAAAGTATTTCCGACAGGATACTAAGATCAATGTTTTATATACCTTCAAGTATTTCAATTGTCTGACATAAAAAGGGCAGACGGGGCCACATCTTTAGACAATAAAGCGGTCACATTCTTGGTATAATATCTTATGTATGGGAGATAATCTTGATATAAGTTTGAGTTCGAGAGTGAACACAGAACCTGTAGCTGGTGTTACTGACCGAGCTGATTTACCAGCTGCAGCAACGAGCGTAACAAGAGCTGAGTTGAATGGCGTATCAGCTGCTCCAATTACTGTTGATGAAATACTAGAGCTTTTATTGGTTTTTAGACAGACTGACAATAAATTCAAAGATCAGATTGAGAAATATCTTACGATGAATCTTGAGCAGCTGCGCAGGTTTGCTCCGGATCTTGCAACTTTAATGACTGCATTGGAGTTAAGCGTTGCGGAACGAACTGTTTACATGAAAGCACCAGGTGCTAGTAAAACAATGCTAGATAGAGCTGTTGCACAAAGAAAGAAGCAGCATACACCAGATTTCCAAAAAGTTGTTACGTTAGTCCAAACCCTAATTAAGTTAATAGAAAAAATGCATGTCTTGTTTCCTTCTATGTCAGAAGAAGATTTTCACAACCAAGTATTTACTTCTCCTGGTGATGGGATAAAAGACTTAGTTGAAGCCTTGACTGAGATCCACCCAGTTAATATATCTAGCAAAAAAGGCGACAAGGGTAAGAAGTCTCCAAAATTGAGTAGAGCGGCTCAAGCTAAAGCCAGAATGAAACCAATAACGACTAATCAAGGATCTAGAGAGAGATTACAAGCGTTTGTTGAGCTTCTTGATTTTCATGGCGACAAGCAAAACTCAGCAGCAGCACAAGATTTTGCAAAAAGACTTCGTGA from Cyanobacteriota bacterium includes the following:
- a CDS encoding S8 family serine peptidase produces the protein MKKMIILSLAILLQIQNLAFASMDVANSRQPEFIPGHYIVTLKDSARNNATQLAKNYGLSLGHVYAHALNGFSAVVPDNKLAALTADPSIRSIEQDMIVYATAKPDKPGGKPGGGGSEPPSLQVLPTGIDRANADSSLTAAIDGIDTELNVDIAIIDTGVDLRHPDLNVVNDVNFTSNKNGNDDHGHGTHVAGTVAARDNELGVVGIAPGARIWAVKVLDRRGQGFLSNVIAGIDYVTAHASEIEVANMSLGGSGNDGSSSYHTAIINSVNAGVTYVVAAGNETDDAANHIPAAFDEVITVSAIADSDGQSGGLGSNTSYGADDSFASFSNYGADVDIAAPGVNIYSTWKGQSYNAISGTSMASPHVAGAAALYLVNNPAASPAQVKTALINAASVGSFTGDTDGFAEPLLNVGSL